The Brachyspira hyodysenteriae ATCC 27164 genome includes a window with the following:
- a CDS encoding FAD-binding protein has protein sequence MNINKEFYCDVLIVGGGIAGLIAAERALKVFKRVCIADSSKICFGASYFPLKATLGIQATKDENDYDKYYEDITNMGKGVENPELIKTYIKNIKRDVYLLKRIGFKPWLRKDSRPACFAKYSRNIFLINDWNGARKRANKIFRKNKRLKIFEGSSLIRIIKNNDKVYGAIFQNKDKFFFIKSKVIILAAGGIAGNYKNSLYPKKINGTCHITALDAGAYAQNMEFIQFIPAYLKPKYNVLFGEHTLKYCIGMYDEDNKLIFDGINNDNNKKLWIERSAYAPFSIDFESSEIDLKIPYSGVKLKYSEDLYKDKEEFYTVYLDWLKKEMNIDLLKDETLITHFAHSCNGGIKIDSNGFTGVNGLYAIGELSSGIEGANRLGGNSVGGALVFGNNAVKDAYKYIKNNKFHNNKKLNSIEKEFNDWIDDISKDDKENTLTKNEVLDKIRELVSENLSVVRSKEKIEIFLRNIYEIRSNYSIKENIKDGSIEIYLILESVKMIALSMLERDESRGAHYREDFKYSSDKIYKVQLKRENNKTIAERIYN, from the coding sequence ATGAATATAAACAAAGAATTTTATTGTGATGTATTGATTGTAGGCGGAGGAATAGCTGGACTTATTGCTGCTGAAAGAGCATTGAAAGTTTTTAAAAGAGTATGCATTGCTGATTCTTCTAAGATTTGTTTTGGAGCTTCTTATTTTCCTTTAAAGGCTACATTAGGCATACAGGCAACAAAAGATGAAAATGATTATGATAAATATTATGAAGATATAACTAATATGGGTAAAGGTGTTGAAAATCCAGAGCTTATAAAAACTTATATTAAGAATATTAAAAGAGATGTTTATCTTCTAAAAAGAATCGGTTTTAAACCTTGGCTTAGAAAAGATTCAAGACCTGCTTGTTTTGCTAAATACTCAAGAAATATTTTTTTGATTAATGATTGGAATGGGGCTAGAAAAAGAGCTAATAAAATTTTCAGAAAAAATAAAAGACTTAAAATATTTGAAGGAAGTTCTTTAATAAGAATCATAAAAAATAATGATAAAGTTTATGGAGCTATATTTCAAAATAAAGATAAATTTTTCTTTATAAAATCTAAAGTGATAATTTTAGCTGCAGGAGGAATTGCAGGAAATTATAAAAATAGCTTGTATCCCAAAAAAATTAATGGTACTTGTCATATAACTGCATTAGATGCTGGAGCTTATGCACAAAATATGGAGTTTATTCAATTTATACCTGCATATTTAAAACCTAAATATAATGTTTTGTTTGGAGAGCATACTTTAAAATATTGTATTGGCATGTATGATGAAGATAATAAATTAATTTTTGACGGAATAAACAATGATAACAATAAAAAATTATGGATTGAAAGAAGTGCTTATGCTCCTTTCAGCATAGATTTTGAAAGCAGTGAAATAGATTTAAAAATACCTTACAGCGGAGTAAAATTAAAATATTCTGAAGATTTGTATAAAGACAAAGAAGAATTTTATACTGTTTATTTGGATTGGCTTAAGAAAGAAATGAATATTGATTTACTTAAAGATGAAACTTTAATAACCCATTTTGCTCATAGCTGTAATGGAGGCATAAAAATAGACAGCAATGGATTTACCGGTGTTAATGGACTTTATGCTATTGGAGAATTATCATCTGGTATAGAAGGGGCTAATAGGCTAGGCGGAAATTCTGTGGGCGGAGCTTTGGTATTTGGAAACAATGCTGTTAAAGATGCTTATAAATATATTAAAAATAATAAATTTCATAATAATAAAAAATTAAATAGTATAGAAAAAGAGTTTAATGATTGGATAGATGATATTTCAAAAGATGATAAAGAAAATACGCTTACAAAAAATGAAGTACTTGATAAAATAAGAGAATTAGTAAGTGAAAATTTATCAGTTGTGAGAAGCAAAGAAAAAATAGAAATTTTTTTAAGAAATATTTATGAGATTAGAAGCAATTACAGTATAAAAGAAAATATTAAAGATGGTTCTATAGAAATTTATTTGATTCTTGAAAGTGTTAAGATGATTGCTTTAAGTATGCTTGAAAGAGATGAGAGCAGAGGGGCTCATTACAGAGAGGATTTCAAATATTCTTCGGATAAAATTTATAAAGTTCAGCTAAAAAGAGAAAATAATAAAACAATAGCTGAGAGAATTTATAATTAA
- a CDS encoding MATE family efflux transporter — MELNNKTLIENSSINLFSKFAIPSILGMIMGSAAVFVDGFFVAHFISAEAFTAINIVWPITALSFGIYVMLTIGSVALAGKCIGENNIRRANLIFTQTLIVVLTIASFPLIIAYIFRESLLPFFGAHGEVYELSLDYVEGVLFATFFWGMAYVLSQFVRLNGSPKFASAMFIVSSLANMVLDPLFIIVFNFGIAGAAWATAISQMIAFLMGLLYFFKPNCRLKIIKIYGGWIYILKAAFNGFSEFLSNFSSGLIPWLFNITAYNISGNRGILVYSVANYAIMFFIMLAYSIGEALEPLVSVSYGAKNKNRMKDFLKISVFLITFISVLSSIILLINPSLLVNTLLKDVDNQTFDDALFFVRTSIPTFIGVGINIIMSAYYTSVQKAGASAIVAALRSMILPVVLVLTLPNIFGFIGLVLVLPISEIATLIVSFALYKNRSADILLTE; from the coding sequence ATGGAACTTAATAATAAAACTTTAATAGAAAACAGCAGTATTAATTTATTTTCAAAATTTGCAATACCCAGCATATTAGGTATGATAATGGGAAGTGCTGCCGTATTTGTAGACGGTTTTTTTGTAGCACATTTTATATCGGCAGAGGCTTTTACTGCAATAAATATAGTATGGCCTATAACTGCTTTGTCTTTCGGTATTTATGTAATGCTTACTATAGGTTCTGTTGCTCTTGCCGGAAAATGTATAGGTGAGAATAATATAAGACGTGCCAATTTAATATTTACTCAAACTTTGATTGTAGTTCTTACTATAGCTAGTTTTCCTTTGATTATAGCGTATATATTTAGGGAAAGTCTTCTTCCTTTTTTTGGTGCCCATGGTGAGGTTTATGAATTATCATTGGATTATGTAGAGGGTGTACTATTTGCAACATTTTTTTGGGGAATGGCTTATGTTTTAAGTCAGTTTGTAAGGCTTAATGGTTCCCCTAAATTTGCTTCTGCAATGTTTATAGTATCATCTTTAGCTAATATGGTTTTAGATCCTCTTTTTATTATAGTTTTTAATTTTGGAATTGCCGGAGCTGCTTGGGCTACCGCAATATCTCAGATGATAGCTTTTTTAATGGGATTATTATATTTCTTCAAACCTAATTGCAGATTAAAGATAATAAAAATTTATGGAGGCTGGATATATATACTAAAAGCTGCATTTAATGGATTTTCTGAGTTTTTAAGCAATTTTTCATCAGGACTCATTCCTTGGCTTTTTAATATAACAGCATATAATATTTCAGGAAACAGAGGCATACTAGTATATTCAGTTGCTAATTATGCAATAATGTTTTTTATAATGCTTGCATATTCAATAGGCGAGGCATTAGAGCCTTTAGTAAGTGTTTCTTATGGTGCTAAAAATAAAAACAGAATGAAAGATTTTTTAAAGATATCTGTATTTTTAATTACTTTTATATCGGTATTAAGTTCTATTATACTTTTAATTAATCCTAGTCTTCTTGTTAATACGCTTTTAAAAGATGTTGATAATCAAACTTTTGATGATGCTTTATTTTTTGTAAGAACCTCTATACCTACATTCATAGGGGTTGGAATAAATATCATAATGAGTGCATATTATACTTCAGTTCAAAAGGCTGGGGCTTCTGCAATTGTTGCTGCTTTAAGGAGTATGATTCTTCCTGTTGTATTGGTATTAACTCTTCCAAATATTTTCGGATTTATAGGTTTGGTTTTGGTTCTGCCTATAAGCGAGATAGCTACTTTGATAGTATCTTTTGCATTATATAAAAATAGAAGTGCTGATATATTACTTACAGAATGA
- a CDS encoding GNAT family N-acetyltransferase, translating into METIKYNEKYIKEVMNIWNDTIKEGIYFPQIETLNNEEEAHKYFSSQDYTGISIYNEKVLGVYILHPNNIGRCGHISNASYAVSKEYRGRGIGEILVRDSIKQAAKLGYKILQFNAVVISNTNAHKLYEKIGFNKIGIVKNGYMNKNNEYKDIVLYYIDL; encoded by the coding sequence ATGGAAACAATAAAATATAATGAAAAATATATTAAAGAAGTTATGAATATATGGAATGATACTATAAAAGAAGGTATATATTTTCCACAAATAGAAACATTAAACAATGAAGAAGAAGCTCATAAATATTTCAGCTCACAAGACTATACAGGAATTTCTATATACAATGAAAAAGTTCTAGGAGTGTATATACTTCATCCAAATAATATAGGAAGATGCGGACATATATCAAATGCCTCCTATGCTGTAAGTAAAGAATATAGAGGAAGAGGAATTGGAGAAATATTGGTAAGAGATTCTATTAAACAGGCAGCTAAATTAGGATATAAAATACTTCAATTTAATGCTGTAGTAATATCAAATACAAATGCTCATAAATTATATGAAAAAATCGGATTTAATAAAATAGGCATTGTAAAAAATGGATATATGAATAAAAACAATGAATATAAAGATATTGTACTCTATTATATAGATTTGTAA
- a CDS encoding RnfABCDGE type electron transport complex subunit B, whose product MMTSVLVASISSGLIALILAVLLIFSSKIFKVEVDERVTTLTEMLPGANCGGCGFPGCAQFAKALVDDKAPVDGCSVGGANTASKVADFLGKVAPEQKERTRAYIFCHGHNGIAKSNRVYKGAPTCVSAVMAGGNKECSYGCVGFYDCMKACDFGAIIKDEETGMPVIVEDKCVSCSACVKACPQKLIEIHPVSQDIHVYCKSKDKGPIAKKACDKACIGCNICVKNTKEGGMKVDNYLAIVNYEDYAVTNESIAKCPTKAITDEKVNSVKSLPVPLKKA is encoded by the coding sequence ATGATGACATCTGTTTTAGTAGCTTCAATATCTTCAGGCTTAATTGCTTTGATATTGGCTGTTTTATTGATATTTTCTTCAAAAATTTTCAAAGTTGAAGTTGATGAAAGAGTTACAACACTTACTGAAATGCTTCCAGGTGCTAACTGCGGAGGATGCGGTTTCCCAGGTTGTGCTCAGTTTGCTAAGGCTTTAGTTGATGATAAAGCTCCTGTAGACGGCTGTTCTGTAGGAGGTGCTAATACTGCTTCTAAAGTTGCTGATTTTTTAGGTAAAGTAGCTCCTGAACAAAAAGAAAGAACAAGAGCATATATTTTCTGCCATGGACATAATGGAATAGCTAAATCTAATAGAGTTTATAAAGGTGCTCCTACTTGTGTTTCTGCTGTTATGGCTGGCGGAAATAAAGAATGTTCTTATGGATGTGTTGGCTTTTATGATTGTATGAAAGCTTGCGATTTTGGTGCAATTATTAAAGATGAAGAAACAGGAATGCCTGTTATAGTTGAAGATAAATGTGTTTCTTGCAGTGCTTGTGTTAAAGCTTGTCCTCAGAAACTTATCGAAATTCACCCTGTTTCTCAAGATATACATGTTTACTGTAAATCTAAAGATAAAGGTCCTATTGCTAAAAAAGCTTGCGACAAAGCATGTATAGGTTGTAATATATGTGTTAAAAATACTAAAGAAGGCGGTATGAAAGTTGATAATTATCTTGCTATAGTTAATTATGAGGATTATGCTGTTACAAATGAAAGTATAGCTAAATGTCCTACTAAAGCTATTACTGATGAAAAAGTAAATTCAGTAAAAAGCCTTCCTGTACCTTTAAAAAAAGCGTAA
- the rsxA gene encoding electron transport complex subunit RsxA, giving the protein MVNLILLFIATVLVNNFVLTKFLGICPFLGVSNKLDSAISMGIAVTFVLVLTAAVSWMIQYYILVPFKIEFLQTILFIIVIAALVQFVEMVVRKTSESLYLALGIFLPLITTNCCVLGLALFGVLYKYNFIQNIVFALGAGVGFTLALVIMASIRERLMTADIPEAFKGPAMPFITAGILALIFYGFSGIIKI; this is encoded by the coding sequence ATGGTTAATTTAATTTTATTATTTATAGCTACTGTTTTAGTTAATAATTTCGTTTTAACTAAATTTTTGGGTATATGTCCGTTCTTAGGTGTATCCAATAAGTTAGATTCAGCAATTAGTATGGGTATTGCTGTTACTTTCGTATTAGTTTTAACTGCTGCTGTTAGCTGGATGATACAGTATTATATATTAGTTCCTTTTAAAATCGAATTTTTACAAACTATACTTTTCATCATAGTAATTGCAGCTTTAGTGCAGTTTGTTGAGATGGTAGTAAGAAAGACTAGTGAAAGTTTATATTTGGCTTTAGGTATTTTCCTTCCATTAATTACTACTAACTGCTGCGTATTGGGATTAGCTTTATTCGGTGTTTTATATAAATACAATTTTATACAGAACATAGTATTTGCTTTAGGTGCAGGCGTTGGTTTTACATTAGCTTTAGTTATAATGGCTAGTATAAGAGAACGTTTGATGACTGCAGATATACCGGAAGCTTTTAAAGGACCTGCTATGCCTTTCATTACAGCAGGTATACTTGCACTTATTTTCTATGGTTTTTCCGGAATAATAAAAATATGA
- the rsxE gene encoding electron transport complex subunit RsxE has product MKNSQVFMEGVWKNNPTFVQVLGMCPSLAVTSSVMNAIGMSVATIFVLVCSSALISLIKKIYANEVRIMGYIVVIAAFVTLTDIVMKAKFYTLSLALGPYIPLIVVNCIILGRAEAFANKNGIIPSIFDALGNGVGFFIALTLLASIREVLGNGTWLGFDIVGTLRGFFESAMPFALNAYNEITTPWVVMIMAPGAFFTLGTLIAIKRAIDARGGKANG; this is encoded by the coding sequence ATGAAAAATTCTCAAGTATTTATGGAAGGTGTTTGGAAAAATAATCCTACCTTCGTTCAGGTTCTTGGTATGTGTCCTAGCTTAGCAGTTACAAGCAGCGTAATGAATGCTATAGGTATGTCAGTAGCTACTATATTCGTTTTGGTTTGCTCGTCTGCTTTAATATCTCTTATTAAGAAGATTTATGCTAATGAAGTTAGAATCATGGGATACATAGTGGTTATAGCAGCTTTCGTTACTTTGACAGACATTGTTATGAAAGCTAAGTTTTATACATTATCTTTGGCATTAGGTCCATATATACCGCTTATAGTTGTAAACTGTATTATATTGGGAAGAGCAGAGGCTTTTGCTAATAAAAATGGTATTATACCTAGTATTTTTGATGCTTTAGGTAATGGCGTAGGTTTCTTTATTGCTTTAACATTACTTGCTTCTATTAGAGAAGTTTTGGGTAATGGTACTTGGCTAGGTTTTGATATAGTAGGTACTTTAAGAGGTTTCTTTGAGTCTGCTATGCCTTTCGCTTTGAATGCATATAATGAAATTACTACTCCTTGGGTTGTTATGATTATGGCTCCTGGTGCGTTCTTTACTTTAGGAACATTAATTGCAATTAAAAGAGCTATAGATGCTAGAGGAGGAAAAGCTAATGGTTAA